One Malus sylvestris chromosome 14, drMalSylv7.2, whole genome shotgun sequence DNA segment encodes these proteins:
- the LOC126600557 gene encoding methylecgonone reductase-like — translation MEETIINSSTKKLVPEVVLNSGHKMPVLGLGTGKVPPTPTDELVPILVDAIEAGYRHIDTAAFYQTEEAVGLAVVRAKERGLIKNRDDMFITSKLWCTDAYPDGVLPALKTSLQRLGLEYVDLYLIHWPLRLKHGVPGFELTKEDMIPFDITGTWAAMEEISRLGLAKSIGVSNFGTLKLSQILHNATIPPAVNQVEMNPSWQQGKLRDFCKEKGIHVTAWSPLGLYGTPQLNNAGIDYSVLEDLAAAKGRTVPQIILRSIVQQGASAVPRTFNKERMKPNLDIFDWELNEDEMNKIKQIPQRRLCSAEFFVSETGPYKSLDQLWDNDP, via the exons ATGGAGGAGACTATAATTAATAGTAGCACAAAGAAATTAGTACCGGAAGTGGTGCTAAATTCAGGCCACAAGATGCCAGTGCTTGGGTTAGGGACAGGTAAAGTGCCTCCAACACCAACTGATGAGCTCGTCCCCATTCTCGTCGATGCCATTGAGGCCGGCTACCGCCATATCGACACTGCCGCTTTCTACCAAACCGAAGAAGCCGTCGGTCTAGCCGTGGTCCGAGCGAAAGAGCGAGGTCTTATCAAGAACCGGGATGACATGTTCATCACTTCCAAGCTGTGGTGTACTGATGCTTATCCTGATGGTGTTCTCCCAGCCCTCAAAACCTCACTCCA gaggctGGGGCTGGAGTACGTGGATCTGTACCTGATTCATTGGCCGTTGAGGCTGAAACATGGAGTCCCAGGATTTGAACTAACTAAAGAAGATATGATACCCTTTGATATAACGGGGACATGGGCGGCCATGGAAGAAATTTCCAGGTTAGGCTTAGCCAAGTCTATTGGCGTTAGCAATTTCGGCACCTTAAAGCTCTCTCAAATCCTTCACAATGCCACCATCCCCCCGGCGGTTAACCAGGTCGAAATGAACCCGTCGTGGCAGCAAGGAAAACTGCGAGACTTCTGTAAAGAGAAAGGAATTCATGTGACTGCGTGGTCTCCCTTGGGACTTTATGGAACTCCTCAGCTTAACAATGCTGGGATTGATTATTCCGTTCTCGAGGACCTCGCTGCTGCCAAAGGGAGGACTGTGCCACAG ATTATACTGAGATCCATCGTCCAGCAAGGAGCAAGTGCAGTTCCGAGGACCTTCAACAAGGAGCGGATGAAGCCGAACCTTGACATATTCGATTGGGAACTAAATGAAGATGAAATGAACAAGATCAAGCAGATTCCCCAGCGCAGGCTGTGTTCCGCAGAGTTCTTTGTTTCCGAAACCGGACCTTACAAGTCACTCGACCAACTCTGGGATAATGACCCCTAA
- the LOC126599786 gene encoding transmembrane 9 superfamily member 3-like has translation MRKTMTVGVHCIIALLILSGADLVRSDGSDHRYKEGDLVPLYANKVGPFHNPSETYRYFDLPFCSPGAVKEKKEALGEVLNGDRLVSAPYKLEFLKHKDTELACKKKLKKEEVAQFRSAVNKDYYFQMYYDDLPIWGFIGKVDKEGKDPSEYKTYLYKHIHFDLYYNKDRVIEVNVRTDPNALVDLTEDKEVDVEFMYTVEWKETATPFEKRMDKYSQSSSLPHHLEIHWFSIINSCVTVLLLTGFLATILMRVLKNDFVKYAHDEEAAEDQEETGWKYIHGDVFRFPKYKSLFAAALGSGTQLFTLTVFIFILALVGVFYPYNRGALFTALVVIYALTSGIAGYTATSFYCQLEGSNWVRNLLLTGCLFCGPLFLTFCFLNTVAIAYTATAALPFGTIVVIVLIWTLVTSPLLVLGGIAGKNSKAEFQAPVRTTKYPREIPPLPWYRATIPQMAMAGFLPFSAIYIELYYIFASVWGHRIYTIYSILFIVFIILLIVTAFITVALTYFQLAAEDHEWWWRSFLCGGSTGLFIYTYCLYYYYARSDMSGFMQTSFFFGYMACICYGFFLMLGTVGFRAALLFVRHIYRSIKCE, from the exons atgaggaaGACCATGACTGTAGGAGTACACTGCATCATCGCTTTGCTAATTCTGTCCGGTGCGGATCTAGTCAGGTCCGACGGGTCGGATCATCGCTACAAGGAAGGAGATTTAGTCCCTCTGTATGCCAACAAGGTCGGCCCGTTTCACAATCCCAG TGAAACGTACCGCTACTTTGATCTCCCATTCTGCTCACCAG GTGCGGtgaaagagaagaaggaagCTCTTGGTGAAGTATTAAATGGGGATCGTTTAGTCAGTGCCCCTTACAAACTTGAGTTCCTAAAGCATAAAGATACCGAATTAGCTTGCaagaaaaaactcaaaaagGAAGAAGTGGCCCAGTTCAGATCTGCTGTCAACAAGGACTATTACTTCCAGATGTATTATGATGACTTGCCGATTTGGGGTTTCATAGGGAAGGTTGACAAGGAAGGCAAAGACCCGAGCGAGTACAAGACCTACCTTTATAAGCACATTCATTTTGATCTCTATTATAACAAGGACCGCGTGATTGAAGTCAATGTTCGTACTGATCCAAATGCACTGGTTGACCTTACAGAGGATAAAGAAGTTGATGTTGAATTCATGTATACTGTAGAGTGGAAGGAAACAGCCACTCCTTTTGAGAAGAGGATGGATAAGTATTCTCAGTCCTCATCGTTGCCTCATCATTTGGAGATCCATTGGTTCTCAATTATAAATTCATGCGTGACAGTTCTCCTCTTGACTGGGTTTCTTGCTACAATTCTCATGCGAGTGCTTAAGAATGATTTTGTCAA ATATGCCCATGATGAAGAAGCAGCTGAAGACCAGGAAGAGACTGGATGGAAATACATTCACGGAGATGTATTTAGGTTCCCCAAATACAAGTCCCTGTTTGCAGCAGCTCTTGGTTCGGGAACCCAACTTTTTACTCT TACGGTGTTCATTTTCATACTCGCGCTTGTTGGTGTGTTTTATCCATACAACCGAGGGGCTTTATTTACTGCTCTGGTAGTCATTTATGCACTCACTTCAGGAATTGCGGGCTATACTGCTACTTCATTTTATTGTCAGCTAGAGGGATCAAACTGG GTTAGGAATCTATTGCTGACGGGATGCCTCTTCTGTGGACCTCTGTTCCTTACATTCTGCTTTTTGAATACTGTTGCAATTGCTTATACGGCTACTGCTGCCCTTCCATTCGGCACGATTGTAGTTATAGTTCTGATATGGACACTTGTAACATCACCTTTACTGGTGTTAGGTGGGATTGCTGGGAAGAACAGCAAAGCTGAGTTCCAAGCCCCTGTTCGCACCACTAAATATCCGAGAGAGATTCCACCATTACCTTGGTACCGGGCAACAATCCCTCAAATGGCAATGGCCGGTTTTCTGCCCTTCAGTGCTATATACATTGAACTGTATTACATATTTGCAAGTGTATGGGGTCACAGGATTTACACCATTTACAGCATCTTGTTTATTGTGTTTATCATTCTTCTGATCGTCACTGCTTTCATTACCGTGGCATTGACATATTTCCAACTTGCTGCCGAGGACCACGAGTGGTGGTGGAG GTCTTTCCTCTGTGGTGGGTCTACTGGACTATTTATCTATACCTATTGTTTGTATTACTACTACGCACGCTCGGATATGTCGGGATTCATGCAAACATCATTCTTCTTTGGTTACATGGCATGCATCTGCTACGGTTTCTTCCTCATGCTTGGAACTGTAGGCTTCCGTGCAGCTTTGCTTTTTGTCCGTCACATATACCGGTCGATCAAGTGTGAGTAG